A window of Clostridium taeniosporum genomic DNA:
CTTTTAAATTAATCTTACTTAACCCATTTGCTGTCCCGACCCATAAATTTCCTAAATCATCTTCTTTAATTACAGTTATACTATTACTTGCAATACTCTTACTTGAATCTTCTTCATATTTATAAACTTTAAATTCTTTTCCATTATATTTATTTAATCCATCATGAGTACCTATCCAAACGTATCCACTGCTATCTTGAAAAATATCTTCAACACTAGATTGAGATAACCCATCCTCTATACTAATGTTTTTAAAATTAATATTATTATATGCCTTAACATGGTTTTTAGCATTTATTACAAAACTAAAAAATATTACTAAAATTATTATTTTTTTCAATATCAATCTTTTTTTCATTTTTACTTCCTTTTCGACAATATTTATACAATAATTATACTACAATATTATTTTTTAATACAATATTTTATATTAATAACTCAATATTCCTATTGAAATTCATGTTATTTTTTATTTTTTAATTATTTATATAAATATAATAAAAATCAGTTTATATTAAAACTAATTATTCTAACTTTAAAGATTAATACATAATTTTAATATAAATTATATAATCATCTTTTACTTTTATACCAACTAGATATCCATGCTCCTATTAAACATACTATAATAAATATTATTAAAATCATATACCATGGCATAAATAACACATCCTTATTAAAAATTTCTTCATTAAAAATTTCTTCTTATTTATAATGATTTGTTATTTTAATTATATTTATTCCTATATAAACAGTATTTTCAACTTAAAATTCAATTAAAAATATATTTTTTTAAATTAATTATTATTTTTGTAACACATTATTGTTAAAGTTTATATTATATAACGAAATAGATTTTAAAAATATATTGAAAGAAGGGTGTTACTATGAATGAAAATGATTTTAAACATGATGAAATAAACTATATGAATGAAGAGATTGATGATAACTATTTAGATAATGATATACCTTATAATAAAGATAATTACTTAAATAATAATAATAATAACAATTCTTACTTACTAGGAAACAGCGTTAATTTCTCAGTCAATGATAATGATAATGAAATTAAAGCTGATATGATTGTACAACCTAAAAAAACAGTTAGAATATGGGGACAAATTATGGATTGCAATGGTAATAAAATACCTTGTGCTTATGTAAAGTTATTGAAAGTCACTCCTAATGGATTAATTGGTGTTGCACATACTTTAACAGATTTTGAAGGATTTTATCAATTTGATATTTGTGCATGTAAAAATGGAAATAAATACACAGTTGTAGTTGGTAAGGCTGCTACTGGATGTGAAAGAGTTGTCTCAACAGGCTTAACACCAAAAAACTGTGATTGTGATGATTTTAAAGATTGTTACTAGAATCTTTAAACTTGAAAGAAGGGATTATTTTTGACTAAAGGCATAATCTTAGCTGGTGGAAGTGGTACAAGACTATACCCTTTAACTATGATAACATCAAAACAATTTTTGCCTATATATGATAAACCAATGATTTACTATCCTCTTTCAACATTAATGCTTGCCGGTATCAAAGACATCTTAATAATTTCAACTCCCCACGATCTTCCTAATTTTAAAAAATTATTAGGTGATGGTACCTGTTATGGAATTAATCTATCATATAAAGAACAACCTTCTCCAGATGGATTAGCCCAAGCTTTTATATTAGGTGAAGATTTTATAGGTAATGACAATTGCGCAATGATACTTGGTGATAATATATTTCATGGTAATGGCTTTACAAAACAATTAAAAAAAGCAGTAGAAAACAATAATGGTGCAACAATTTTTGGATATTATGTAGATGATCCTCAGCGTTTTGGTGTTGTAGAATTTAATAAAAAAGGTCAAGTACTTTCATTAGAAGAAAAACCTAAAAAACCAAAATCAAATTACGCTATTACAGGACTTTATTTTTATGATAACAATGTATGTAGTTATGCAAAGACTTTAACACCATCTAAACGTGGTGAATTAGAAATTACTGATTTAAATAAAATTTATTTAAGTAAAAATAAATTAGATGTAATAACTTTGGGACGTGGATATACTTGGTTTGATGCCGGAACTGTAGATAGCTTAACTCAAGCTACTGAATATGTAAAAATCATAGAATTGAAACAAGGTCTTAAAATAGCTTGCCTAGAAGAAATTTCTTATAAAAATAATTGGATTGATAAAAAAACATTGCTTAAGAGTGCTGAAGCCTATGGCAAAAGCCCTTATGGTGCTCATTTAAAAAATGTAGCTAATGAAAAAATTATTTACTAAAGCATTAAACAAATTTTAAATATTCGTTAGAAAGTGAGCCCTCTATGAAAAATTTCACATTATTTTTATCAAATATAAACAATTCTCTTCTTACAAAAGATGTTGGTGTTATACCATTTGTTATGCAAAAATATTATGGTTACAAATCCAGCATTATTACTATGCATAAAGAAGATAGTTTAATTGATAATAATCTATATTTAGATAATATGGATGTTAATCTTATAACAGATGAAGACTACTTAGTGCAATCATTAAAAAAAACAGATGTACTTATGCTTATTGGAATTTATGATTTTAATCTAAATATTATAAATAAATATAAAAACATAAATTCTACAGGTAAAATATATCTTAAACTTGATGCTAACAGATATTGGATGAATAGACTAAATGAAAATATAAATCCGACAATACTTAAAACTTTAAAAAAATGCGACTTAATAACTGTAGAAGATAGCAAACTTCAAAAGTTTTTAAATCTAAATTGGGGATTAAATGTACAAGTTTTCCTTAATGGATATTATGATTTTGTACCAGAAAAAATAATAAATTATGAAAATAAAAAAATACCATTTTATTTGTAGGTAGAGTTGGTGCCCCTGAAAAATCTAATGAAATTTTAATAGAGGCATTCAAAATCATACAAGATAAAATAAGTAATTGGAATGTAGAACTAGTTGGAAATATAGATCCAAATTTCTCAAATTATTTAAATAAATATTTTAAAGAAAATCCTAATTTAGTTGATAGGATTATTTTAAGTGGAAGGTTAGATAAAAGATTATTAAAAAAAAGCTATGAAGATGCTAAAATATTTTGTTTAACTTCCCAATGTGAAGCATGTGCTAATGTATTTGCTGAGTCCTTATCAAACGGATGTTATTTAATCTCTTCTGATGTAGATGGTGTATTAGATATTACTGATTTTGGACACTACGGAAAGATACTTCCAACAAACAATGCATATGTACTTGCTCAAATTCTGTTAGAAACTTGTAATAATGATAATTTGCTAAAAACAAATTGTAAAAATTCTCAAATATATGCAAAAAGTAATTTAAAATGGATTGATATTTGTCATAGATTAGATAATTTAATTAAGTATGTATAAATAAAGTGGACAGAATGTAAAACAAACCAAACTTTAAAATAAGCTGTATTAAAATAGAATTTCTAATTACTATTTTAATACAGCTATTTTAATTAATTTATATATTAATTAAGCTTTTTATAAGTCTTAATAAATAAATCTCTATCTGAATAAAAACCATTTGAAGTATTAACTATACCACAATCATGAGTGCACCATGGTATATCTTGTTTAGGGACAACAACTTTATATTCTTTATTTTTAAATTCTAAACATTGAGATATATCATAAAAATGCCATCCTTTAAAGATGTCTTCTCTCCAATGAAGATCATATTGTGTTATCATAATTAGCCCATCAATACATTCTACCTCTTCATACAATTGATTCGGATTTTCAAAATCTAACAGTGCAAGTACTCCTGTACTGCTTTGATAAATTTTTCCAAATTTATTTATTCCTTCCCACCATATACCACTATCAGGTATAGTTTTAACACCGCACATTCCAATTAATCCTATTTTTTCATCTGAATTAAATATATTTAATATATCTTCTATAAAGTTTTTATTAATTATCATTACATCTTGATGGAGATAAACCTTATACTTAGAATCACAATTCTCTATAGCATAATTATAGGCTTTTGTTATACTTTCTGCATTTCTGATAGGTAATATTTCAATATCAAACCCCACTGGTACTGTAAGATTATCTATATAATACTTACTTTCTTTATATGCTAATTCATCATTAACAGTAATTATAAAGCTTATTTTATTATTATTCATTTACATTAATCCCCCTAAAGAAATAATAAGTTCATCTAAATTTCTATTAGAAGCTTCTTGTTTTATTTTATCAATAACTTTTTCTTTATTGATAATCTCTTTATTAATAAAATACTTAATATCATATATAAAATAATCTTCATTATTTTCATACATATTAAATATATAATCGATAGTTTCAATATCATAAACATCATTATCAATTCTCATAAGCATATATTTTAACTTAATTAACTCTGGTTTAATATACCTATTAGGATCTATAATTTTACCCGCTTTTATACGATACTGATATATATAATATTGACTCCTCATTTCTTCATTTGTAATTCTACAAAGTTCGTTTATTAATTGATGATCTGGTTCATTTACATAAATATTATTATATTTTATATCATTAATTTCATATCCAGTCACAGTAAATAATTTTCTTATTTCTTCTAAAGTAAAAAATCTTAAATGTGTTCTATCTAAAATTCCTTGATCTGTATAAGTAAATTTCCCATTAAGAATATCTCTAATAATCGTTATATGGATTAAATTTGGAATACTCGCTATAATTTTTCCTGATAATTTCAAATATCTTTTCAACTTACCCATAACTTCCCACGGATTTATTAAGTGTTCTAATACATCTCCTAAAATTATATAATCAAAAAAATTTTCTTTATAGCTAATTTCCATGTTTTCTATATTACCTACTATAATATTAGAAATTCCTTTAGCTATTTCAGCTGCTTTTTCATTTATCTCAATTCCATAGGTTTCTACATTTTTAAATTTATTTTTTAATTCTATAAGTGTTGCTCCTGCTCCACACCCTACTTCTAATACCTTTATTTTTTTTCTTATATCACAATCCATCATTTCTATCAAATCATTTCTTGCATTATTACTATAACTAACATTAAATCCCCACTTATAATCTAATTTAGCCCTATTTATTGAAAAGTACATAGAAAATTTATTCATATCTTTACTAAAAGAAACACTTCCAAAATGATGTATAAAACAATCATTACATAATAATAAATAATAACCTTCTTTTAATATCCTTAAAGATATATCATCATCTTCATAATTTCCTGGAGTAAATAAAGGATCTAATAAGCCTGTTTTGTTTAAAACTTGTTTTTTTATAAGATAACAAAATCCTATCAATTTAGTTTTGTAAAGCCATTTTTCTTCATTTGATATATTGATTTTGTCAGAAAACTCTAACATTTCTTGTATATCATTATATGCTACACCAATTTGCTGTCCATTAGAGCAATTATTAGTTATTGCCCCAACAGCACCTATATTATCTTTACTATATAAAGCCTTATCCAAATTATTTAACCAATTAGGAGTAACTATTGTATCATTATTTAACAGTAGTATATTTTCTCCTTTAGCTACATTTATCCCTTGATTACACCCTACTGGAAATCCCAAATTCATTTGATTTAATATTAATTTTAAATCTTCTTGTTCATTTAACCACTCTACAGTTCCATCTGTGGAATTATTATCTATTACTATTATTTCATAATAATTTTCAGGTGTAAATTTTCTAATACTTTCAATACATAATTTTGTATATTCTAATTGATTATAAGTTAAAATAATTATGCTCGTAAATCGTACTTTTTCAGTAATAACAACATTATAATCTCTTATATAATTTAACGTCTCTATACCTGTACTTATATTACCATTCATAAATAAAAAACTCCTTATAAATATTTAATGTAATCACTTATTTTTATTGGATATTCTATTTTTGGTGGAAATACCTGTCTTCTTTTAAATTCTCCTTTAAAATATTTTCTATTATATTCAATCTTATCTAAATCTGGTACAAATGTTGCTGCTAACTCATTAAAGAAATAAGAACAGTTTAATTTCCCCATTTGAAAGTAACATACACATAATTGAAGACTTGGGATCCATGTATAGTAATCTTTAAAATCAATTGCTGGATTTTCTTTTTCATGCCTACAATCTAAAGCTGTTCTGTACCAAAATGCTGCTTGTTTAAATTTAGATTTTTCTAAATAATATTCTCCAAGTGAACAACAAATATCTGCTCTAGGAATATCTACTTGAAAACATTCAAAAATTATTCTTGGTATCTTATCTTTCATATCCATTAATTTATAACAATCAACTATTTTGGAATACGCTGTTTTTACATCTTCTATCCACCCTTGTTTAGTTTCTAAAAATTTCCTGTAATTTTTAACAGCTTCTTTATAATATCCATTATCCTTTAATTCATTTGCATAATATAAAAGATCCCTTGGAGTAAAAATAACCTTCTTCTTCTCCATATCTCTAAATATTTGAAGATTTCTATCTGTATATTCTTTTACCTTACCATGCTCTATTGCAAACTCTCCAACCAATCTTTTTCCATAAACTTCTAAATATTCATGTACATGTCCTATCCATTTAAAATTCATAGATCTTTTTACAATTCTATTTCTTCTTAAAGAATAATTAATTTCGCCATTAGAATTTCGTCCTAAAATATATTCAGCACTTACATAATCATAACTTTTATTAAAGCTTGATAATAAATTCTCAATAATTTTTATATTCTTTTGATCTATAAAATCATCACCATCTAACCATAAAATATAGTCACTAGTTGCTTTACTAAATGAAAAATTTCTAGCTTTAGAAAAATCATTTACCCATTTGAAATCATAAATTTTAGCATTAAATTTTTTTGCAATATCTTTTGTAGAATCCTTAGATCCAGTATCAACAATTATAATTTCATCAATAAAAGATTTTACTGAATTTAAACAACGCTCTAATGTTTTTTCTTCATCTTTTACTATCATGCATAAACTTAGTGTTATTTTCTTTCCCATATAATAACTCCCTTCATTTAAAATCGTTCTGTTAATTTATATGAACATTAATCTTATCAATCTTATAAAATAGAATAAATTTAACAAGAAAACAATATTCCTATTAAAAAAATCACTTATTTATAATATGAAACTTAATCAAAATATGTACCATAAATTTTTTCTTTTATGTTGCTGTCATTCTTTGTCAACTTACAAATAGCACTCTATCTCCCACACTAACTAGAAGTATTAATCCTGATTGTCCTCTAGTAGATACTGTATTTAAAGATGTTATTGTTGTATGACGTTCTTATGGGGCTTGCCCATAGAGTCTTGGATTTTCTAAATTATATAAACCTTTTAATACAGGAATAAGTCGAATACAAATCTGCTAAATCCATCTCCTCTACAAATTCACTTAGTAAACGTACTGAATCATTAACTGGTATCATATAATTAATATTTAATTGAAGTTTTAATTGATATAACTCTGAGGAGTTTGAGATTTATTTTTTTGCACTAAAAAAGAGCTTCGCACTATTTTTTAGTGCGACAGCCCCATTCATTGGTTTTATAAATCAAATACAACTCTATTTAATCTATATCTAATTTATTAAGCTAATTTTACAATAGAAATTTGAACGTCATCAAATGTTCTAGTTCCTCCAGATGCATTTATTAGTTGTAAAATATTTGGTCCAGCTCCAGTGTTTACAATAGCTGTTCCAGTCATTTCTGGACTAGGAGGTGTTCCAGTTGAAGTAGAACCTGCATCTGTTCCACCAACCAAAATTCCATCTAATGTTAAATTAAGATTATAATAACTACCTGCTGGTAAACCTGTATCAAACCCAACGGCTCTATAAACGACCAAATATTGTTGATTTGGTGCTAATACAATATCAGTTGATCCTGCAGTATGAGTAATTGCTGTTCCATTAATTACTACATTTGTAGTAAGTGGAATAGGAGTTGTATCTGCTATTGCTTGAGTTGGCTGTTCACTTACTATAAATGCATTATTTGAAGTTATTAATGGACCGGTTGCTCCGGTTGCTCCGGTTGCTCCTGTTTCTCCGGTTGCTCCGGTTACTCCTGTTTCTCCTGTTTGTCCTGTTACTCCTGTTGCTCCTGTTGGGCCTGTACAACATGGACCTGTTGCTCCTGTTAACCCAATTGGACCTGTTGCTCCTATTGCTCCGGTTACTCCTGTTGCTCCTGTTGGACCTGTGCAACATGGACCTGTTGCCCCTGTTAACCCAATTGGACCTGTTGCTCCTATTGCTCCGGTTACTCCTGTTGCTCCTGTTGGACCTGTACAACATGGACCTGTTGCTCCTGTTAACCCAATTGGACCTGTTGGACCTATTTCTCCTGTTGCTCCTGTTGGGCCTGTTGATCCCTTAGGACCTATAGGACCTGGAGGACATACTCTAGTAACACCATTAGAACTGCAACAAATATTACAGTCATTATATCCTTTATTACAGTCATTATATCCTGTATTATTTCTATTATATAAATATTGATTTCTCATATAATAACACTCCTCTTAATTAAAATCATCACTTTGTTTTTCATTAGCATTGTAAAATACTATCAAGAACTTTAGTTATTACCTCACAACTACAAGCTTCGCCTAAAGAAGTTACTGGAATTCCATTATCTAAAATGGTATAACTAAATTCTATTGTTGAACTATTCTTTAATAATTTCGAATTCGGTAATGAAACTATTACAACTTGGAAACTTATCATAATACTTGAATAAGCATTTAATGTTCCTAAAGGTATTCCACCATCAAAGTTTTCATTATATTGAGGCTCTAAATTTATTAAAACACTTGCTGGTAATAATTGTACTTCTTCTGGTAATGAATCATAAAATACAACATCGTCAATTTTGATATTACTATTATTAGTAATTAATACAGAATAACTTACTATTTCACCAACTTTTGCAGTGCATTTATCAACTGTCTTTTTCATCCCAACATTTATTCTAATTACAGGTATTGTTAACACTTGACTGTAAGCAGTTAAAATATTAGTATTTTCGTCACAATAAGTCACTATAGCTTGATCTTCTATTTGTGATGGTGGATTATACTTTACTACCTCAACATCAAAAGTAACTATTATATTTGAACCTGGTTTTATTGATCCTATATTAATATTGCTATTAATTTCATTTATATCTGTACAGCAACCATTTATTGTAAAAGTGCCTGGTATAAAGTATGCTCCTTTGCTCATTATATCTCTTATTTTTACACAATTAGCTTTTGTATCTCCTACATTAGTTATAACTATAGAATATTTTACCCTATTTGATATACCAAAAAATATATAGCTTTTATCAGCGCTTTTTACTACTTTTAAATCTACCACGTGTTATTTTTCTCCTTTCTAAAGCATTTCTAATTATAAATAAACTAAATTTAGTTTATTTATTCTAAGCATCATAAATCATTATATGATTTCTTATATCCATTTGTTCTTCTTCATTTCTATAACACTGATACCTTATTTACTAATAATTTATATTACTAAAAAGCACATGTCTTAAATAAAACATGTGCCTTAAAATTTATTTTTGATTATCTATATTTTAATAATACTAAATTATATTTTCAATTTATATATTTTCTATACTGATGGTCCATCTGCAAATTTAAATACACGTAAATCAGCTGCAGAACCGCCACCAACTCCTGAGATAGTTCTAGTTACACCACTAGTATTAACTAAAGTAATAGTAACTGGAGTTGTTGTTACATTAATTAATGTTCCACCTGCTATATTACCTCCACCATTAGGTCCTAGTACAGGCTCTGGAGCTGCAACAGTTATATTACCATCTACAAATAAAGCAAAAGAACTTGGACCATCTGGCTCAGTGACACCGACAGAAAAATCTGCATAATAAAGACCTGGTTCATTAATAGTTATAGTATCTGTACCATTAAAGCTAAGAGCAGTTCCTGCAGTGCTTACAGGTGTAAAATCAACTGTATCATTAGCATTCAAAGTTTGATCTGTATTACGTGAAACCTCAATAAAACTAGATAAAAATGGGCCTGTAGGTGCAGTAGGGCCTGTAACTCCAGTTGCTCCTGTTGGACCTATTTCTCCTGTTGCTCCTGTTGGACCTGTACAGCATGGACCTGTTGCTCCTGTTGGACCTATTTCTCCTGTTGCTCCTGTTGGGCCTGTTGGACCTTGTGCTGGAACTCCAGTGTCTACTCCACCAATAAACCAATTTCCATTAGGTCCTATAACTGGACTATCTCCTGTCGCTCCTGTTGGGCCTGTACAACATGGACCTGTTGCTCCTGTTGGGCCTTGTGCTGGAACTCCAGTGTCTACTTCACCAATAAACCAATTTCCATTAGGTCCTATAACTGGACTATCTCCTGTTGCTCCTGTTGGGCCTGTTGGGCCTTGTGCTGGAACTCCAGTGTCTACTCCACCAATAAACCA
This region includes:
- a CDS encoding bifunctional glycosyltransferase family 2 protein/class I SAM-dependent methyltransferase, with the translated sequence MNGNISTGIETLNYIRDYNVVITEKVRFTSIIILTYNQLEYTKLCIESIRKFTPENYYEIIVIDNNSTDGTVEWLNEQEDLKLILNQMNLGFPVGCNQGINVAKGENILLLNNDTIVTPNWLNNLDKALYSKDNIGAVGAITNNCSNGQQIGVAYNDIQEMLEFSDKINISNEEKWLYKTKLIGFCYLIKKQVLNKTGLLDPLFTPGNYEDDDISLRILKEGYYLLLCNDCFIHHFGSVSFSKDMNKFSMYFSINRAKLDYKWGFNVSYSNNARNDLIEMMDCDIRKKIKVLEVGCGAGATLIELKNKFKNVETYGIEINEKAAEIAKGISNIIVGNIENMEISYKENFFDYIILGDVLEHLINPWEVMGKLKRYLKLSGKIIASIPNLIHITIIRDILNGKFTYTDQGILDRTHLRFFTLEEIRKLFTVTGYEINDIKYNNIYVNEPDHQLINELCRITNEEMRSQYYIYQYRIKAGKIIDPNRYIKPELIKLKYMLMRIDNDVYDIETIDYIFNMYENNEDYFIYDIKYFINKEIINKEKVIDKIKQEASNRNLDELIISLGGLM
- a CDS encoding glycosyltransferase, whose amino-acid sequence is MGKKITLSLCMIVKDEEKTLERCLNSVKSFIDEIIIVDTGSKDSTKDIAKKFNAKIYDFKWVNDFSKARNFSFSKATSDYILWLDGDDFIDQKNIKIIENLLSSFNKSYDYVSAEYILGRNSNGEINYSLRRNRIVKRSMNFKWIGHVHEYLEVYGKRLVGEFAIEHGKVKEYTDRNLQIFRDMEKKKVIFTPRDLLYYANELKDNGYYKEAVKNYRKFLETKQGWIEDVKTAYSKIVDCYKLMDMKDKIPRIIFECFQVDIPRADICCSLGEYYLEKSKFKQAAFWYRTALDCRHEKENPAIDFKDYYTWIPSLQLCVCYFQMGKLNCSYFFNELAATFVPDLDKIEYNRKYFKGEFKRRQVFPPKIEYPIKISDYIKYL
- the rfbA gene encoding glucose-1-phosphate thymidylyltransferase RfbA produces the protein MTKGIILAGGSGTRLYPLTMITSKQFLPIYDKPMIYYPLSTLMLAGIKDILIISTPHDLPNFKKLLGDGTCYGINLSYKEQPSPDGLAQAFILGEDFIGNDNCAMILGDNIFHGNGFTKQLKKAVENNNGATIFGYYVDDPQRFGVVEFNKKGQVLSLEEKPKKPKSNYAITGLYFYDNNVCSYAKTLTPSKRGELEITDLNKIYLSKNKLDVITLGRGYTWFDAGTVDSLTQATEYVKIIELKQGLKIACLEEISYKNNWIDKKTLLKSAEAYGKSPYGAHLKNVANEKIIY
- a CDS encoding glycosyltransferase; amino-acid sequence: MEAFKIIQDKISNWNVELVGNIDPNFSNYLNKYFKENPNLVDRIILSGRLDKRLLKKSYEDAKIFCLTSQCEACANVFAESLSNGCYLISSDVDGVLDITDFGHYGKILPTNNAYVLAQILLETCNNDNLLKTNCKNSQIYAKSNLKWIDICHRLDNLIKYV
- a CDS encoding glycosyltransferase family protein; amino-acid sequence: MNNNKISFIITVNDELAYKESKYYIDNLTVPVGFDIEILPIRNAESITKAYNYAIENCDSKYKVYLHQDVMIINKNFIEDILNIFNSDEKIGLIGMCGVKTIPDSGIWWEGINKFGKIYQSSTGVLALLDFENPNQLYEEVECIDGLIMITQYDLHWREDIFKGWHFYDISQCLEFKNKEYKVVVPKQDIPWCTHDCGIVNTSNGFYSDRDLFIKTYKKLN
- a CDS encoding DUF11 domain-containing protein gives rise to the protein MVDLKVVKSADKSYIFFGISNRVKYSIVITNVGDTKANCVKIRDIMSKGAYFIPGTFTINGCCTDINEINSNINIGSIKPGSNIIVTFDVEVVKYNPPSQIEDQAIVTYCDENTNILTAYSQVLTIPVIRINVGMKKTVDKCTAKVGEIVSYSVLITNNSNIKIDDVVFYDSLPEEVQLLPASVLINLEPQYNENFDGGIPLGTLNAYSSIMISFQVVIVSLPNSKLLKNSSTIEFSYTILDNGIPVTSLGEACSCEVITKVLDSILQC